The following proteins are co-located in the Microbacterium sp. SORGH_AS_0888 genome:
- a CDS encoding cysteine desulfurase family protein, producing the protein MTVYLDHAATSPLRPEARAAWLAAAEIDGNASSIHGAGQDARRVLEESRERLAVVLGCEPIEVVLTSGGTESINLALKGLWEAGAADRRAVVLPDGEHHATLEAVQWLGRAVGAEIRHVGLDAAGAIPVSRFAASLPGARVATAMVANNEVGTINDAAGLARAASEAGVPLHLDAVAAFGHLPLAFAELRGAAPAGAGLVALSVSAHKIGGPVGVGALVVARTAALAAQLHGGAPQRGLRAGTQDVAGAAAFAAAAEAAAAELEGEAARLTALRDRLADGILDRVPASRVLGDRVRRLPGNVHALFEGASGETLLFLLDREGVRVSTGSACQAGVPEPSHVVMALGLDETAARSVLRFTLGRTTTASDVDEVLRVLPAAVERARAASGHRS; encoded by the coding sequence GTGACGGTGTACCTGGACCATGCGGCGACCTCGCCCCTGCGTCCGGAGGCGCGCGCGGCCTGGCTGGCGGCGGCCGAGATCGACGGCAACGCCTCGTCGATCCATGGCGCGGGCCAGGATGCGCGCCGGGTGCTCGAGGAGTCGCGGGAGCGGCTGGCCGTCGTGCTCGGCTGCGAGCCGATCGAGGTCGTGCTGACATCGGGGGGCACCGAGTCGATCAACCTCGCCCTCAAGGGGCTGTGGGAGGCCGGAGCGGCGGATCGGCGGGCCGTGGTGCTGCCGGACGGCGAGCACCACGCGACGCTCGAGGCCGTGCAGTGGCTCGGGCGCGCGGTCGGCGCCGAGATCCGGCACGTCGGACTGGATGCGGCCGGTGCCATCCCCGTCTCGCGGTTCGCCGCGAGCCTGCCGGGCGCGCGCGTGGCGACGGCGATGGTGGCCAACAACGAGGTCGGCACGATCAATGACGCGGCGGGGCTCGCGCGCGCGGCGTCGGAGGCGGGCGTGCCGTTGCACCTGGACGCGGTGGCCGCGTTCGGTCATCTGCCGCTCGCGTTCGCCGAGCTGCGGGGCGCCGCGCCCGCCGGCGCCGGCCTCGTGGCCCTCAGCGTCTCGGCGCACAAGATCGGCGGCCCGGTCGGCGTCGGCGCGCTCGTGGTCGCCCGCACGGCGGCGCTGGCGGCGCAGCTGCACGGCGGTGCGCCCCAGCGCGGGCTGCGCGCCGGCACGCAGGACGTCGCGGGGGCCGCGGCCTTCGCGGCGGCGGCGGAGGCTGCCGCCGCGGAGCTCGAGGGGGAGGCCGCACGGCTGACGGCGCTGCGCGACCGGCTGGCGGACGGCATCCTCGACCGTGTCCCGGCGAGCCGGGTGCTCGGCGATCGTGTGCGGCGCCTCCCCGGCAACGTCCATGCGCTGTTCGAGGGAGCGAGCGGCGAGACGCTGCTGTTCCTGCTCGACCGGGAGGGCGTGCGCGTCTCCACCGGATCCGCCTGCCAGGCGGGCGTGCCCGAGCCCTCGCACGTGGTCATGGCGCTCGGACTCGACGAGACGGCCGCGCGGTCGGTGCTGCGCTTCACGCTCGGCCGCACCACCACCGCGAGCGACGTGGACGAGGTGCTCCGCGTCCTCCCCGCCGCGGTCGAGCGCGCGCGCGCCGCCTCCGGCCACCGCTCGTAG
- a CDS encoding alpha-1,4-glucan--maltose-1-phosphate maltosyltransferase: MHDTVAGRIPLGASRPHVEAGPYRPSAFSGEVVPFRVTAFREGHDRIGVHLRLTAPDGTSSLHRLTPDEDGFDRWHTEVALLAEGVWTYRFESFADAYATWRHAATVKIAADVDTPLMRELGALLFARAAAESSRPAPERRLLRERARELRDPEVGDDLALAIVEDAVIAAVFAARPVQELTTLGPERELLVERERAGVGAWYEFFPRSEGARRLKDGRIKSGTFRTAAERLPGVAGMGFDVLYLPPIHPIGERNRKGPNNTLEAGSGDPGSPWAIGSSAGGHDAVHPDLGTLADFRAFVRTANAAGLEVALDLALQASPDHPWVTQHPEWFTTLPDGTIAYAENPPKKYQDIYPINFDNDPEGLRAEVLRIVRHWIAQGVRIFRVDNPHTKPLQFWEWLIRTVNAERPDIVFLAEAFTRPAPMQALAAAGFQQSYTYFTWRNTKAELEEFLTAVATETADFLRPNLFVNTPDILTEYLQFGGRPAYKIRAAIAATAAPLYGVYAGYELYENVARPGSEENIDNEKYEYKLRDWDAAEASGDSLAPYLRRLNDIRRAHPALRQLRNLVTHWSDDDAILVYSKHLDAALSPTGEADTVIVVANVDPHSARETTVHLDTRAFGIEPGTPFEVEDLVTGAHWTWSDHDYVRLDAFAEPVHILHVKEAR; encoded by the coding sequence ATGCACGACACCGTCGCCGGACGCATCCCGCTGGGCGCGTCGCGTCCCCACGTCGAGGCGGGGCCGTACCGGCCCTCGGCGTTCTCGGGCGAGGTCGTGCCGTTCCGCGTGACCGCGTTCCGCGAGGGGCACGACCGCATCGGCGTGCACCTGCGGCTCACCGCCCCCGACGGCACGTCGTCGCTGCACCGCCTCACGCCCGACGAGGACGGCTTCGACCGGTGGCACACCGAGGTGGCGCTGCTCGCCGAGGGCGTCTGGACCTACCGGTTCGAGTCCTTCGCGGACGCCTACGCCACGTGGCGGCATGCCGCGACGGTGAAGATCGCGGCGGATGTCGACACGCCGCTCATGCGCGAGCTCGGCGCCCTGCTGTTCGCACGCGCGGCCGCCGAGAGCTCGAGGCCCGCGCCCGAACGCCGGCTGCTGCGTGAGCGCGCGCGGGAGCTGCGCGACCCCGAGGTGGGAGACGACCTCGCGCTCGCCATCGTCGAGGACGCCGTGATCGCAGCGGTGTTCGCCGCGCGACCGGTGCAGGAGCTGACCACGCTCGGGCCCGAACGGGAGCTGCTCGTCGAACGCGAACGCGCCGGCGTCGGCGCGTGGTACGAGTTCTTCCCCCGCTCCGAGGGCGCGCGGCGGCTGAAGGACGGCCGGATCAAGAGCGGCACCTTCCGAACCGCCGCCGAGCGGCTGCCGGGCGTCGCGGGGATGGGCTTCGACGTCCTCTACCTTCCGCCGATCCACCCGATCGGCGAACGCAACCGCAAGGGACCCAACAACACGCTGGAGGCCGGAAGCGGCGACCCCGGCTCGCCGTGGGCGATCGGCTCTTCCGCGGGCGGGCACGACGCGGTGCACCCCGATCTCGGGACGCTCGCCGACTTCCGCGCCTTCGTCCGCACGGCGAACGCCGCGGGACTCGAGGTCGCGCTCGACCTCGCGCTCCAGGCCTCGCCCGACCATCCCTGGGTCACGCAGCACCCGGAGTGGTTCACGACGCTCCCGGACGGCACGATCGCGTACGCCGAGAACCCGCCCAAGAAGTACCAGGACATCTACCCGATCAACTTCGACAACGACCCGGAGGGGCTCCGTGCCGAGGTGCTGCGCATCGTGCGGCACTGGATCGCTCAGGGCGTGCGGATCTTCCGCGTCGACAACCCCCACACCAAGCCCCTGCAGTTCTGGGAGTGGCTCATCCGGACGGTCAACGCCGAACGCCCGGACATCGTCTTCCTCGCGGAGGCCTTCACGCGCCCCGCGCCCATGCAGGCGCTGGCGGCCGCCGGATTCCAGCAGAGCTACACCTACTTCACCTGGCGCAACACCAAGGCGGAGCTGGAGGAGTTCCTGACCGCGGTGGCCACCGAGACGGCCGACTTCCTGCGCCCGAACCTGTTCGTCAACACGCCCGACATCCTCACCGAGTACCTGCAGTTCGGCGGACGCCCGGCGTACAAGATCCGGGCCGCGATCGCGGCGACGGCGGCGCCTCTGTACGGCGTGTACGCGGGCTACGAGCTGTACGAGAACGTGGCGCGCCCGGGCTCCGAGGAGAACATCGACAACGAGAAGTACGAGTACAAGCTGCGCGACTGGGATGCCGCGGAGGCGAGCGGCGACTCGCTGGCGCCGTATCTGCGCCGGCTCAACGACATCCGCCGCGCGCACCCCGCGCTCCGGCAGCTGCGCAACCTCGTGACGCACTGGAGCGACGACGACGCCATCCTCGTGTACTCCAAGCACCTGGATGCCGCGCTCTCGCCCACGGGCGAGGCGGACACCGTGATCGTGGTCGCCAACGTCGACCCGCACTCGGCGCGGGAGACGACGGTGCACCTGGACACGCGGGCGTTCGGCATCGAGCCGGGCACACCGTTCGAGGTGGAGGACCTCGTCACGGGCGCTCACTGGACCTGGAGCGACCACGACTACGTCCGCCTGGACGCGTTCGCCGAGCCGGTCCACATTCTGCATGTGAAGGAGGCACGATGA
- the glgB gene encoding 1,4-alpha-glucan branching protein GlgB — protein sequence MTTVDDHVLNAVSSGSYFAPHDVLGLHENTDGSWTVRARRPLAASVAAELADGTEVPLAHVRYGVWEGAYEGEPQAYRLHARYEDAPDWVADDPYRYTPVLGDLDLHLIREGRHEELWRVLGAHVREHDGVRGVAFAVWAPNAQAVRVVGDFNAWDGAGHALRSLGASGVWELFVPAIGAGASYKFELLTRGGEWIMKADPMARQAEVPPATASVVTESEHVWSDGAWIDERSTTAPLDRPMSVYEVHLGSWRPGLGYREAADALIEHILSQGFTHIEFLPLAEHPFGGSWGYQVTGYYAPTSRFGSPDDLRYLIDRLHQAGIGVIMDWVPGHFPKDAFALARFDGEPLYEHPDPRRGEHRDWGTLIFDYGRSEVRNFLVANALYWFEEFHVDGLRVDAVASMLYLDYSREPGDWLPNEHGGRENLDAIRFLQEVNATAYKRYPGIAMIAEESTSFPGVTAPTNAGGLGFGFKWNMGWMNDSLVYISRDPMYRAHHEGELSFSFVYAFSENYVLPISHDEVVHGKGSLFGRMPGDHWQKLANMRLFLAYMWGHPGKQLLFMGQEFGQMSEWSEGRGLDWWLLDQPTHAQLLGFVATLNHTYRAQSALWSRDSDGAAFSRIGGPSWNPDVSAFVRRDHHGNTVAVVCNFSGSPVGGYTLDLPEAGRWTEILNTDALEYGGSGVGNLGAVETDEAGRAVLTLPPLGALWLHHRPAD from the coding sequence ATGACCACCGTCGACGATCACGTCCTGAACGCCGTCTCCTCGGGATCTTACTTCGCCCCGCACGACGTGCTGGGGCTGCACGAGAACACCGACGGGAGCTGGACCGTGCGGGCACGGCGCCCGTTGGCCGCATCCGTCGCCGCCGAGCTCGCCGACGGCACCGAGGTCCCGCTCGCCCACGTGCGCTACGGCGTGTGGGAGGGGGCCTACGAGGGCGAGCCGCAGGCCTATCGCCTCCACGCCCGCTACGAGGACGCGCCGGACTGGGTCGCCGACGATCCCTACCGGTACACGCCCGTGCTCGGCGATCTCGACCTGCACCTCATCCGCGAGGGACGGCACGAGGAGCTCTGGCGGGTGCTCGGCGCGCACGTGCGCGAGCACGACGGCGTGCGCGGCGTCGCGTTCGCCGTCTGGGCGCCGAACGCGCAGGCGGTGCGGGTCGTGGGCGACTTCAACGCGTGGGACGGCGCCGGCCATGCGCTGCGCTCCCTGGGCGCGAGCGGCGTGTGGGAGCTGTTCGTTCCGGCCATCGGCGCCGGGGCCTCCTACAAGTTCGAGCTGCTCACGCGCGGCGGCGAATGGATCATGAAGGCCGACCCGATGGCGCGGCAGGCGGAGGTGCCGCCGGCCACCGCATCCGTCGTGACCGAGTCGGAGCACGTGTGGTCCGACGGTGCGTGGATCGACGAGCGCAGCACGACGGCGCCGCTGGACCGCCCGATGTCGGTGTACGAGGTGCATCTGGGCTCGTGGCGTCCGGGACTGGGGTACCGCGAGGCCGCGGACGCGCTCATCGAGCACATCCTGTCGCAGGGCTTCACGCACATCGAGTTCCTGCCGCTGGCCGAGCATCCCTTCGGCGGCTCCTGGGGCTACCAGGTCACCGGGTACTACGCGCCCACGAGCCGCTTCGGCTCCCCCGACGACCTCCGTTACCTCATCGACCGGCTCCACCAGGCCGGCATCGGCGTCATCATGGACTGGGTCCCCGGACATTTCCCGAAGGATGCGTTCGCGTTGGCCCGATTCGACGGCGAGCCGCTGTACGAGCACCCGGATCCGCGGCGCGGCGAGCACCGCGACTGGGGCACGCTGATCTTCGACTACGGTCGCAGCGAGGTGCGCAACTTCCTCGTCGCCAACGCGCTGTACTGGTTCGAGGAGTTCCATGTGGACGGGCTCCGGGTCGACGCGGTCGCCTCCATGCTGTACCTGGACTACTCCCGCGAGCCGGGCGACTGGCTGCCGAACGAGCACGGCGGCCGCGAGAACCTCGACGCGATCCGCTTCCTCCAGGAGGTGAACGCCACGGCCTACAAGAGGTATCCCGGCATCGCGATGATCGCGGAGGAGTCGACGAGCTTCCCCGGCGTCACCGCTCCCACCAACGCGGGCGGGCTGGGCTTCGGCTTCAAGTGGAACATGGGGTGGATGAACGACTCGCTCGTCTACATCTCGCGCGATCCGATGTATCGCGCGCACCACGAGGGCGAGCTGTCGTTCTCGTTCGTCTACGCCTTCAGCGAGAACTACGTGCTCCCCATCAGCCACGACGAGGTCGTGCACGGGAAGGGCAGCCTGTTCGGGCGGATGCCGGGAGACCATTGGCAGAAGCTCGCGAACATGCGTCTGTTCCTCGCGTACATGTGGGGGCACCCGGGCAAGCAGCTCCTGTTCATGGGGCAGGAGTTCGGGCAGATGTCGGAGTGGTCCGAGGGGCGCGGGCTCGACTGGTGGCTGCTGGACCAGCCCACGCACGCCCAGCTGCTCGGGTTCGTCGCGACGCTGAACCACACCTACCGCGCGCAGTCCGCGCTGTGGTCGCGCGACAGCGACGGCGCGGCCTTCAGCCGGATCGGCGGGCCGAGCTGGAACCCCGATGTGTCGGCATTCGTGCGCCGCGACCATCACGGGAACACGGTCGCGGTCGTGTGCAACTTCAGCGGCAGCCCGGTCGGCGGCTACACGCTCGACCTGCCCGAGGCGGGCCGGTGGACGGAGATCCTCAACACGGATGCGCTCGAGTACGGCGGATCCGGTGTCGGAAACCTGGGCGCCGTCGAGACGGATGAGGCGGGACGCGCGGTGCTGACCCTGCCGCCGCTCGGCGCGCTGTGGCTCCACCACCGCCCCGCCGACTGA
- a CDS encoding tetratricopeptide repeat protein, with product MTDPLTSRSVLRGAVDLSGLRNRPAPTAEGASPAPTGSGSGGLVVDVTDATFPQVLELSRTVPVVVDLWAEWCGPCKQLSPVLEKVVRELAGRVLLAKVDVDANPQLQQAFRAQSIPMVVALVAGQPVPLFTGAVPEQQVREVFAQLLQLAAQNGVTGTLPSGEDATSDEGEEPALPPLHAEAFAAIEEGDYARAISAYERALAENPHDDDARAGLGQVTLLARVQSLDPQAARAAAAADPLDVAAQFDVADLDLAGGHVDDAFGRLLELFQALPGDARGPVRERLLELFALVGDADPRVGAARRRLTSLLF from the coding sequence GTGACCGATCCTCTGACCTCCCGTTCGGTGCTCCGCGGCGCCGTCGACCTCTCCGGGCTGCGCAATCGGCCCGCTCCGACCGCCGAGGGCGCGTCCCCGGCGCCCACGGGCTCCGGTTCCGGCGGTCTCGTGGTCGACGTGACGGACGCGACGTTCCCGCAGGTGCTGGAGCTCTCGCGCACCGTCCCGGTCGTCGTCGACCTCTGGGCCGAGTGGTGCGGACCGTGCAAGCAGCTGAGCCCCGTGCTCGAGAAGGTCGTGCGCGAGCTGGCCGGCCGGGTGCTGCTCGCGAAGGTCGACGTCGATGCGAACCCCCAGCTCCAGCAGGCCTTCCGGGCCCAGTCGATCCCGATGGTCGTCGCGCTCGTGGCCGGGCAGCCGGTGCCGCTGTTCACGGGCGCCGTGCCCGAGCAGCAGGTGCGCGAGGTGTTCGCCCAGCTGTTGCAGCTCGCGGCGCAGAACGGCGTCACCGGAACCCTCCCTTCGGGTGAGGACGCGACATCCGACGAGGGGGAGGAGCCCGCTCTCCCGCCGCTGCACGCCGAGGCCTTCGCGGCGATCGAGGAGGGCGACTACGCCCGGGCGATCTCGGCGTACGAGCGTGCGCTCGCGGAGAACCCGCACGACGACGACGCCCGTGCCGGCCTCGGACAGGTCACGCTGCTCGCGCGTGTGCAGAGTCTGGACCCGCAGGCCGCGCGTGCCGCCGCCGCGGCCGACCCGCTCGATGTGGCGGCGCAGTTCGACGTCGCCGACCTCGACCTGGCCGGCGGCCATGTCGACGACGCGTTCGGGCGTCTGCTCGAGCTGTTCCAGGCGCTGCCGGGAGACGCTCGCGGGCCGGTGCGCGAGCGTCTGCTCGAGCTGTTCGCGCTCGTGGGCGACGCCGATCCGCGCGTCGGCGCGGCGCGGCGCCGTCTCACGTCCCTCCTCTTCTGA
- a CDS encoding AI-2E family transporter, whose protein sequence is MKLHNPFRVAFVATLGVGLGLLVIGSVQTLSTILLYIGTALFLSLGLEPLVAWLERRRLPRWAAVLITILGVLAVFAGIVLTVVPIIAAQISQLVGQISAFFQSYSFSSFFEQLPTLVHNALPGLSLDTIQNAIQGVQDWLLQNWGTITGGVINVGIGLFGAFGGAFIVLILTIYFTASTPSLKSAVYSLVPASRRARFIDLSEQITDSVGYYVMGQAALGVINGILSAIFLTIIDAPFPAVLAVVAFFFSLIPLVGTLTGSTIIVLTCLIPGLGSPTMALIAAIYYLVYMQIEAYVVSPRIMNRAVSVPGAVVVIAALAGGSLLGLLGALVAIPVAASILILYRQVVIPRQNER, encoded by the coding sequence ATGAAGCTGCACAACCCGTTCCGCGTGGCGTTCGTGGCGACGCTCGGCGTCGGGCTCGGACTCCTGGTGATCGGCAGCGTCCAGACGCTGTCGACGATCCTGCTCTACATCGGGACGGCGCTGTTCCTCTCGCTGGGGCTCGAGCCGCTCGTGGCGTGGCTCGAACGGCGGCGCCTTCCCCGCTGGGCGGCCGTGCTGATCACGATCCTCGGCGTCCTGGCCGTGTTCGCCGGCATCGTGCTCACCGTCGTGCCGATCATCGCGGCGCAGATCAGCCAGCTCGTCGGCCAGATCAGCGCGTTCTTCCAGAGCTACTCGTTCTCCTCGTTCTTCGAGCAGCTGCCGACGCTCGTGCACAACGCCCTTCCGGGGCTCTCGCTCGATACGATCCAGAACGCGATCCAGGGCGTCCAGGACTGGCTGCTGCAGAACTGGGGCACGATCACGGGCGGAGTCATCAACGTCGGGATCGGGCTGTTCGGCGCGTTCGGGGGCGCGTTCATCGTGCTCATCCTCACGATCTACTTCACCGCTTCCACGCCGTCGCTGAAGTCCGCCGTCTACAGCCTCGTCCCCGCCTCCCGCCGGGCCCGCTTCATCGATCTGTCGGAGCAGATCACCGACTCGGTCGGGTACTACGTCATGGGGCAGGCGGCGCTGGGCGTCATCAACGGCATCCTGAGCGCGATCTTCCTGACGATCATCGATGCCCCCTTCCCGGCGGTGCTCGCGGTCGTGGCGTTCTTCTTCTCCCTCATCCCCCTCGTCGGGACCTTGACCGGCTCGACGATCATCGTGCTGACGTGCCTCATCCCCGGCCTGGGCTCCCCGACCATGGCGCTCATCGCGGCGATCTACTACCTGGTGTACATGCAGATCGAGGCGTACGTGGTCTCACCGCGGATCATGAACCGCGCGGTCTCGGTGCCGGGAGCGGTCGTCGTCATCGCCGCGCTCGCGGGCGGCTCGCTGCTCGGCCTGCTCGGGGCGCTCGTCGCGATCCCGGTGGCCGCGAGCATCCTGATCCTCTACCGCCAGGTCGTCATCCCGCGTCAGAACGAGCGCTGA
- a CDS encoding alpha/beta hydrolase, with amino-acid sequence MEIRGATVLPGRREEIELHTSDGLTLVGELALPLERPPVATLVTLHPLPTHGGFMDSHILRKAAARLPALADLAVLRFNTRGTTSPRGTSQGAFGDGVDERADVAAAMELVRERGLPHPWLLGWSFGTELALRYGREHAVEGAILLSPPLHRASETDVAAWAGDPRRLVVLVPEFDDYLRPAEAAERFASVPEASLIPVEGGRHLWVGESQTRRVLDEIVRVVNPAAFPLPTEWDG; translated from the coding sequence ATGGAGATCCGCGGAGCCACCGTCCTTCCCGGGCGCCGGGAGGAGATCGAACTCCACACGAGCGATGGCCTGACCCTGGTCGGCGAGCTCGCGCTGCCGCTCGAGAGGCCGCCCGTCGCCACGCTGGTGACGCTGCACCCGCTGCCGACGCACGGCGGCTTCATGGACTCGCACATCCTTCGCAAGGCGGCCGCCCGGCTGCCGGCTCTCGCCGACCTCGCCGTGCTGCGCTTCAACACGCGCGGCACCACCAGCCCCCGCGGCACGAGCCAGGGCGCGTTCGGCGACGGGGTCGACGAGCGCGCGGATGTCGCGGCGGCGATGGAGCTCGTGCGCGAGCGCGGGCTGCCGCATCCGTGGCTGCTGGGCTGGTCCTTCGGCACCGAGCTCGCGCTGCGCTACGGGCGTGAGCATGCCGTCGAGGGGGCGATCCTGCTCTCGCCGCCCCTCCACCGCGCGTCGGAGACGGATGTCGCCGCGTGGGCGGGGGATCCGCGTCGGCTGGTCGTCCTCGTCCCCGAGTTCGACGACTACCTGCGCCCCGCGGAGGCCGCGGAACGCTTCGCCTCGGTGCCGGAGGCCTCACTCATCCCGGTCGAGGGCGGCAGACACCTGTGGGTGGGGGAGTCCCAGACCCGCCGGGTGCTCGACGAGATCGTCCGCGTCGTCAACCCGGCGGCGTTCCCGTTGCCGACCGAGTGGGACGGCTGA
- a CDS encoding transglycosylase SLT domain-containing protein, giving the protein MTSADDPTPDVPLTRRAARLAQQRQPHRTRHVRWSRRRSVAGIFAGVAAVGLAAAYIGPAGLAMAYTPPADETTVYTGMVANAQSLSVAGDASAVVDLGRGNYETYEKPKPPPVIAASTASSSSSGGSSGPLLYTGGGSSAEWMSAAGIAQSDWGYVDYIVSHESGWNPNATNRSSGACGLVQALPCSKVPGNGYDPVDNLRWGTGYAVGRYGSWEGAYAFWVSNNWW; this is encoded by the coding sequence GTGACTTCCGCCGACGACCCGACTCCCGACGTCCCGCTGACCCGACGTGCCGCCCGCCTGGCGCAGCAGCGTCAGCCGCATCGCACGCGACACGTGCGATGGTCGCGTCGTCGCAGTGTGGCGGGCATCTTCGCGGGTGTCGCCGCCGTCGGTCTCGCGGCCGCCTACATCGGACCGGCGGGACTCGCGATGGCCTACACGCCGCCGGCCGACGAGACCACGGTGTACACCGGCATGGTCGCCAACGCGCAGTCGCTCTCGGTGGCGGGTGACGCATCCGCGGTCGTCGATCTCGGCCGCGGCAACTACGAGACGTACGAGAAGCCCAAGCCCCCGCCGGTCATCGCCGCGAGCACGGCGTCGAGCAGCAGCTCGGGCGGCTCGTCCGGGCCCCTGCTCTACACCGGCGGCGGCAGCTCCGCCGAGTGGATGTCGGCCGCCGGGATCGCGCAGAGCGACTGGGGCTACGTCGACTACATCGTCAGCCACGAGAGCGGCTGGAACCCGAACGCGACCAACCGGTCCTCGGGTGCCTGCGGGCTCGTGCAGGCGCTGCCCTGCAGCAAGGTGCCCGGCAACGGCTACGACCCGGTCGACAACCTGCGGTGGGGAACGGGCTACGCCGTCGGGCGTTACGGCAGCTGGGAAGGCGCCTACGCCTTCTGGGTCAGCAACAACTGGTGGTAA
- a CDS encoding DivIVA domain-containing protein, whose protein sequence is MATRERPGAAARAAAFPLETRGRGYERAAVDAFLLRARAAFEEDPDAEPMTAQSVRDASFPLTRHGYVIAAVDAALGRIEDAFAARERADAVATVGARAWVAQQRALAQEVLNRLTRPRRRRFDRVGVLRHGYRIDEVDLVADKLTAYLAEGEKVTPEQVRSVAFRMQRGGYRENQVDAVLDAVLEIMLAVG, encoded by the coding sequence ATGGCGACACGCGAGCGGCCGGGCGCGGCGGCGAGGGCGGCGGCCTTCCCCCTCGAGACGCGCGGCCGCGGCTACGAGCGCGCCGCGGTGGATGCCTTCCTGCTTCGCGCCCGCGCGGCGTTCGAGGAGGACCCCGATGCCGAGCCGATGACCGCCCAGTCGGTCCGCGACGCGTCCTTCCCGCTGACCCGCCACGGTTATGTGATCGCGGCGGTGGATGCCGCTCTCGGCCGCATCGAGGACGCGTTCGCGGCCCGTGAGCGGGCCGATGCGGTGGCCACCGTGGGAGCGCGCGCGTGGGTCGCCCAGCAGCGCGCGCTCGCGCAGGAGGTGCTCAACCGGCTCACGCGTCCGCGCCGGCGGCGCTTCGATCGGGTGGGCGTGCTCCGTCACGGGTACCGGATCGACGAGGTCGACCTGGTCGCGGACAAGCTCACGGCGTATCTCGCCGAGGGCGAGAAGGTGACGCCGGAGCAGGTGCGCTCGGTCGCGTTCCGGATGCAGCGCGGCGGGTATCGCGAGAACCAGGTCGACGCCGTCCTCGACGCGGTCCTGGAGATCATGCTCGCGGTCGGCTGA
- a CDS encoding phosphatidate cytidylyltransferase, giving the protein MSDASPGSAPDEPAEGEGRGSGTDAAQSSIQSQMRAARTEFESQVAHARAEFEEANERIKQRTGRDLILAVLIGLAIGAVVFVSLVFFTWPFVIFGSAAALLGVFEFTRALQGAGRRVDVVPQLIAALAVLLPAFFLDLWLHWVALFVAIAFVVVWRLISQMVARDGRRYDDVIDDVLAGGFVVVYVPFLASLALVLLRQDHGAWWVMAFLIIAIASDTGAYATGLMFGRHPMAPRISPKKTWEGFAGAAVAAVIAGILLAWLMLELPWWAGIVLGVVILGTATAGDLGESMVKRDLGIKDMSSWLPGHGGVLDRLDSILPSAVAALALYYLLTPLVVAS; this is encoded by the coding sequence ATGAGCGACGCCTCCCCGGGGTCCGCGCCCGACGAGCCCGCTGAGGGCGAGGGGCGCGGTTCGGGCACGGACGCGGCGCAATCGTCGATCCAGTCGCAGATGCGCGCGGCGAGGACCGAGTTCGAGTCGCAGGTCGCGCACGCGCGGGCGGAGTTCGAAGAGGCGAACGAGCGCATCAAGCAGCGAACGGGACGCGATCTGATCCTCGCTGTCCTCATCGGCCTCGCGATCGGCGCGGTGGTCTTCGTCTCGCTCGTGTTCTTCACCTGGCCCTTCGTGATCTTCGGCTCCGCCGCGGCCCTGCTCGGCGTGTTCGAGTTCACGCGCGCGCTGCAGGGCGCCGGGCGCCGTGTGGACGTCGTGCCGCAGTTGATCGCCGCCCTCGCGGTCCTGCTGCCCGCCTTCTTCCTCGACCTGTGGCTGCACTGGGTCGCGCTGTTCGTCGCGATCGCGTTCGTCGTGGTCTGGCGTCTGATCTCCCAGATGGTCGCCAGGGACGGGCGACGGTACGACGACGTGATCGACGACGTGCTCGCGGGGGGCTTCGTCGTCGTCTACGTCCCCTTCCTCGCCTCCCTCGCACTCGTGCTCTTGCGGCAGGATCACGGCGCCTGGTGGGTCATGGCGTTCCTCATCATCGCGATCGCCTCGGACACCGGTGCCTACGCCACCGGGCTCATGTTCGGCCGGCACCCCATGGCGCCGCGGATCAGCCCGAAGAAGACCTGGGAAGGCTTCGCGGGCGCCGCGGTCGCCGCCGTGATCGCCGGCATCCTGCTGGCGTGGCTCATGCTCGAGCTGCCCTGGTGGGCGGGCATCGTGCTCGGCGTGGTGATCCTCGGCACGGCGACGGCGGGCGATCTCGGCGAGTCGATGGTCAAACGCGATCTCGGCATCAAGGACATGAGCTCCTGGCTGCCCGGCCACGGCGGCGTGCTCGATCGACTCGACTCGATCCTGCCCTCGGCGGTCGCCGCGCTCGCGCTCTACTACCTCCTGACCCCTCTGGTGGTGGCATCATGA